GGAGTTCGAGCCCCAGGCTGAGCTGTTGGAGCACGAGCAGGTGGAGCTGGTAGCACTCGGGCTGGACACGGTGGCCACCGTCAGCCTGAACGGCACCGTCATCGCCGAAACGGATAATATGTTCATCGAGCACCGGCTGTCGGTGAAAAAGCTGCTCAAGCCCGGCAAGAACAAGCTGGAGATCCGCTTTACCGCTCCGATGAAGGCTATCGACGCCCGACGCGGTAAGGACGAACTGGTCGAGTGGTGCGATCCGGTCGGGGGCAGCTCGCTCCTGCGCAAGGAGGGTTGCTCCTTTGGTTGGGACTGGGGCCCGCGCTTCGCCACCAGCGGGATCTGGCAGCCTATTTACCTGCAAGGATGGTCCGGTAACCGCCTCACTTCCGTGCAGATCCGCCAGACCCATGACGAGGACGGCGTGCGCCTGGACTTCACCCCACACCTGGCCCGCAAACGCGCGGGCTCCCTCCGGGGGACGGTCAGCCTGCGTGGCGAGACCGTGGCCGAGTTCGAGGGCGACAGCGTGCTCATCGAAAAGCCCGAGCTGTGGTGGCCCAACGGCCACGGTGAGCAGCCCCTGTACACCGTACGGCTGGAGTGGCTGGACGCTCAGGGAAATGTACTCGACGCCTGGGAAAAACAGATCGGTCTGCGCACGATCGTACTGGACCGCCACCCCGACGAGTTCGGCGAGAGCTTCCAGTTTGTCGTCAATGGCCGCGCGATCTTCGCCAAGGGCGCCAACTGGATTCCGGCGGATGCGTTTGTCAACGAAACCGACCGCAAGCGTCTGGCCGGGCTGCTTGGCTCCGCCGCCGAGGCCCACATGAATATGATCCGCGTCTGGGGCGGTGGCATCTACGAGTCCGAAGACTTTTACGACCTCTGCGACGAGCTGGGCCTGCTTGTGTGGCAGGACTTCATGTTTGCCTGCAAGCAGTATCCCGGCGACCGCAAGTTCCTAAAAAGCGTCAGCGAGGAGGCCGCCTGTCAGGTCAAACGGATCGCTCACCGAGCCTGCCTCGCTCTGTGGTGCGGGAACAACGAGATCGAGCAGATGCCGGAGGAAATCCTCAAGAACAAGAAACGCACCCAGGCCTACGAGGCAGTCTTTTATGATGTCCTCCCCAAGGCCGTGACCGAGCACGACGGGGTGACGACGTATTGGCCCTCATCCCCGCATAATCCCACCGGCTACAGAAACGGCTACAACACCGAGGACTGCGGCGATGCGCACTTCTGGGATGTCTGGCACGCCCGCATGCCCGTCAGCCGCTACGAGGAGAAGTTCTTCCGCTTCTGCTCGGAGTTCGGTATGCAGTCCTACTCCTCTCCCGAGGTAGCGCGGACCTTTTGCCCGCCCGAGGAGATGAATGTTTTCAGCCCCACGATGGAGGCCCACCAGAAAAACGGAGCCGGTAACCTCATCATCCTCGACTACGTGTCGCGCCTGTTCCGTTTCCCGCTGGGCTACCGTGGGCTCAGCTACCTTTCCCAGCTCAATCAGGCTCATTGCATGAAGGTCGGCATCGAGCACTTCCGCCGCTGCATGCCGCGCACGATGGGGGCGCTGTACTGGCAGCTCAACGACTGCTGGCCGGTCGCCTCCTGGAGCAGTATCGAGTACACCGGGCGCTGGAAGGCCCTGCACTACGAGTGCCGGCGCATCTTCGCCCCTGCCCTGCTGAGCGTGCGCGTACCCGGCGAGCCCGAGCTGAAGGCCAACAACACCCGCATCAACACCAACTGCGAAGCCGAGCTGCACACGGTCTACGACGGCATCAAGCCGCAGATCAAGGCCACCCTCAGCTGGGCGCTGGAGACCATGAGCGGTGAAGTCATCAAAAAGGGCTCGCAAAAGGTCGTACTGCGCTACGGAGAGTCCGTCCTGCAGCGTAAGCTGGACTTCTCCCGCGAGCTAAAAAAGTACAGCCGTGAACAGGTCTATCTGCGCGCCGAGCTCGTACCCGAAGAGGGAGAGTCCTCCCGGCGTACCGCTTACTTCGAGGCCCCGCGCTTCCTGGACCTGCCCAGCGCTCCGATCAACTCGACCTGTGCTGCCGCCGGCCCGAGCGAGGT
This genomic interval from Ruficoccus sp. ZRK36 contains the following:
- a CDS encoding glycoside hydrolase family 2 protein, producing MPQIRQSLESNWTFLDTKSRSWLTAQVPGCIHTDLLTHKLIPEPFWGRNEADLQYLENLDWSYRMEFEPQAELLEHEQVELVALGLDTVATVSLNGTVIAETDNMFIEHRLSVKKLLKPGKNKLEIRFTAPMKAIDARRGKDELVEWCDPVGGSSLLRKEGCSFGWDWGPRFATSGIWQPIYLQGWSGNRLTSVQIRQTHDEDGVRLDFTPHLARKRAGSLRGTVSLRGETVAEFEGDSVLIEKPELWWPNGHGEQPLYTVRLEWLDAQGNVLDAWEKQIGLRTIVLDRHPDEFGESFQFVVNGRAIFAKGANWIPADAFVNETDRKRLAGLLGSAAEAHMNMIRVWGGGIYESEDFYDLCDELGLLVWQDFMFACKQYPGDRKFLKSVSEEAACQVKRIAHRACLALWCGNNEIEQMPEEILKNKKRTQAYEAVFYDVLPKAVTEHDGVTTYWPSSPHNPTGYRNGYNTEDCGDAHFWDVWHARMPVSRYEEKFFRFCSEFGMQSYSSPEVARTFCPPEEMNVFSPTMEAHQKNGAGNLIILDYVSRLFRFPLGYRGLSYLSQLNQAHCMKVGIEHFRRCMPRTMGALYWQLNDCWPVASWSSIEYTGRWKALHYECRRIFAPALLSVRVPGEPELKANNTRINTNCEAELHTVYDGIKPQIKATLSWALETMSGEVIKKGSQKVVLRYGESVLQRKLDFSRELKKYSREQVYLRAELVPEEGESSRRTAYFEAPRFLDLPSAPINSTCAAAGPSEVDVTLTSKVFQAYVQVDFPEMPHVCSDNYFELYPGQPRTVRVRFEKPTKAQEAERKLDLYTLVDSYR